The following DNA comes from Bacteroidales bacterium.
TAAAATGTCCAACTTTGCTATTCTTTCCAAAGCAATTTGTATTTTATCAACATTAGCAAAAAGATCGGCAGAAATACTTTGCCTGATAGAATCTTCGATTTTTTCCGCTTGAAATCTCAATTCTTCAATTTTTTCCGCATTTTCTTTTCCCAATGATTTTATTTTCTTTCTAAGTTTATGCAGTTCTTCGGAATAAATGTCATAAACATAGAAGGTAGGGACTTTATTGCCTTCAGGATCAAGAACATCAATAACTTGTTGCAGGTGCGGGATTTCTATGATATGAATTTTGTATTCATCGCAGAGTAATCTTATTTCTTCGGCCAGAATGCAAAAACTCTTTATTTCAAAAAGTTCAATATCATCCAAAGTATTTTGTCCTTTAAGATTATCCAAACTTCCTCTTATATCCTTTATTCTATATAACTTAATATTGAAATCTTCAACCAATTTAGTGTTTTCTTCAATTTTATTTTTTAATAATGATATTGAGTCAAACTCATTAATCAATTCATCTTTATCCGTGCAAAACACTTGATTTAATAAAATACGTTTTCCTATGTTCGATTGAAGTTTTAAATTTTCAATAATAAATTTTAATGACGATGAAATTTCTATTGCGGATTTAAGTTTCATGTTAGTGTTGATTGTTTATTGATTACTATTTCTCAATTGTTTTGATATCATAGATAGGAACATTAATTTGTTTTGCCAATTCATTTTTTAATTCACCGGAATTCAATATATAACCCGAAGGAGATACGGGATTAATTGTTATTGCTATTAAATTCGGCTTGTTTACGACCATTATTTTTCCTTCTTTTTTAATGAAAGAATAGAATGTTTCCGGATTGGCGAACATTTTTGTAAAATCTTTGATAATGATAATTTTATCTTTTGTGTTTTTTTGCAGTTTAAAGAGATTAAGTACTTTGTCGCTTATTGCGCCCGGAATATAAATTATGTTTCCATGCTGGAAAATATTCTGAGAGCTATCCAATGAAAAAACAGAATCAATTTGTAAATCGATTATTTCATCTTCTGATAAAGATTTGACGACTTTTATTCCTGAATTTATCGAACTTAATATCCCTTTTAATTTTTTAGGAATTTCCGGTAGCTGAATTAAATCATAAACATATTTTGTTTTTCTTACGAGTTCGGGAATATTCGCGGAAAGCGCTGCCCCTGTTGCAAGTACCATAGATTCTGTAATATTAGGGGAGGCGAGGCTTAGTCTAGAAAGTGCTCCGTCAACTATAGTAATGTCAACATTATATAAATTAAGATGGTCTATGAGATTTTTCAGATTAGTCGTATCGGGTGGGCCGGATAACTTGATTTTTCCGGTATCCTTAGCCTTTGCAATTATCAATCGTCCTAAACTCGTATTAATATTACTTACTTCAAGTATTTCCGAAGTAATTTTTTTTTCACGATAATGTTTTTCGGATGTGATAAATAACATGTTTTCATAAACTGTAATTTCCGGTTTATGAGTATTGGTTACACTGTCGGTACTTTCACCGTCAACGCCAATTGATGTTATTGCGATAACTTTGTTTTTGTCTTTAAGATGAGAAAGTATATAGTTCAGACTTTCGGTTTTTCCTGTGTTTTTTTCCAGTCCGACAATTGAAACACTTTTGTACTTTAAAATATCATCGATAAAAGACATTGAATGTTAATGTTTTTTGACTCTTTGCTTACGAGCAAGCGATTCCGGTTCGAGAGACATTTCATTGCCTTCGAGTAATCCTGCAACGCCTTCGCTTTTAGTCTTTTCACAATCGGGACAATGACAAACATCTTCATATTCGTCGGGTTCTGTGTAAGTTGTTATGACGCCCTCGAAATTACGAAGTATAACTTTTTTCGGACTTTGCGAAATTACGTAAGTAGGCATTACCGGCGTTTTTCCGCCTCCACCGGGAGCATCAACCACGAAGGTAGGAACTGCATAACCGGAAGTATGTCCGCGCAAGCTTTCAATAATTTCGATTCCTTTAGAAACAGGTGTGCGGAAATGTTCCAAACCCATTGATAAATCACATTGATATATATAATATGGTCTAACTCTTATCTTTACGAGATTATGAACTAATTTTTTCATAATGTGGGTACAATCGTTTACACCACGTAATAAAACAGATTGGTTGCCGAGCGGAATACCTGCATTTGCCAGCTTGGCACAAGCATCGGCAGCTTCAGGAGTAATTTCGTTGGAATGATTGAAATGAGTATTTACCCATATCGGATGGTATTTCTTCAACATGTTAACCAAATTATCTGTAATTCGTTGAGGACAAACAACTGGAGTTCTTGTTCCTATACGTATAATTTCAACATGCGGAATTTCTCTTAATCTTTTGATAATAGATTCTAGCATATCATCACTAACCATGAGTGCATCTCCGCCGGATAAAAGAACATCTCTTACGACAGGCGTACGAGCAATGTAATCAATAGCTTTCTGGATTCTTGATGATGGTGACTCACTATCTGTTTGTCCGGCAAATCTTCTTCTGGTACAATGACGGCAGTACATGGAGCACATATCTGTAATCAAAAATAAAACTCTGTCGGGATATCTATGTGTCAGTCCCGGAACAGGAGAATCCTCATCTTCATGTAACGGATCTAATAAATCTGCAGCCGAAATGTGAGTTTCCGCACCGGTAGGAATTGCTTGTTTACGAACAGGGCAATTCGGGTCATCAGGGTCAATTAGACTTAAATAATAAGGAGTAATAGCCATTCTGAGGGTTTCCAGAGATTTCTTCACGCCTTCTTCCTCTTCGGCGGTTAAGGAAATATACTTTTTTAATTCTTCAAGAGTTTCTATACGATTTTTAACTTGCCATTTCCAATCGTTCCATTGTTCATCGGAAACGTTTGGAAATATTTGTTTTCGTCTGTTTACTATCATAACTTTTTACGTTTTAAACTAATTGCAAAGATAGTTTTTTTAGATGAAAGATGAAAGATGATTGATGAAAGATTTTTTGCGAAGGAGTATCGTTGTGGCAGTACGGCCAAGACGCAATTTGAATTAAAAACCGAGTCCTATTTTAAGTCCGAATGTAAACGTAATATAATTTAAACGCTTAATAAAACCATGATGGTATTGTATTTCAGCGTCATTTCCTTTGCCTAAACCGGCACCGGCAAATACGTCGAAAACTAAAATATTTTTTGCCCATTGATAACCTGTACACATCATCAATGTTCCCATACATGATCTTCCTCTGGTAATAAAATCTTTCTTAGAGTACTTTGAATAAATATACTTTTGATCTTCACAATTATATCCGAAATCGGAATAAGCAAATTCCGGTTTAAGATAAAAGCCCGTTAAGGTATTATTTGCATTGTTGGAAATAATAAATTTGTAGGCTAATCGAAATAGCCCTCCTTTAGGTTGAATTTTAAAAGAGTCGTAACCAACACCAATGTAACCTACAGTAATTTCAATACTTTGCTTATTAAACAATGCTCTTTCATAAGTTAATTTTGCCGAACCGGTATAAAGAGATAAAAATGTTGTTTTAAAGTTGTTCTTAGGGTTTCGTTCAATAGAATATGCTGAAAATGACAGGATGATTCCACAAAGTAATGCGATTATATATTTCTTTTGAACGCTAAAAATCATAAAAAGTTATAAGATTTGAACTCACGTTTAATTAACGTAAAACAAGTATATAATTATTTTGTAATGTTGAATATTTTTATATTAATTGCTTGTTAATTAATTAACGAGGAATCTTAAGTTTATTTTTGTAGTATTAAACAAAAAACAATTTCTTTATTAGTGCTTGTAGAATGTTTAAATATATTTTATTATTATTTACAAATACAATTTATTTTGTACTTTTGCATCATCATTTTGTAAACAAGAAAATTTTCTATACAAACAGTAAATCAATTAATTATAAACACAATATTTTACACAAATGAAGCAAGCAGATATCAATAAAATAGTAAAATACTCCGGAATAGCAATTTCAATTCTTGTATTTATCCTTTTAGTGTGGAAATTTACATTCATTGTTTGGTATATCGTTGCCGCTGCTGTTATATCCTTTATCGGCGCCCCTCTCGTCAAACTATTTAAGAAGATTAAATTCGGAAAGAAAAAGAAAGTATTTCCAAGTTGGCTTGCGGCTGCCTTAAGTTTGTTAATTATTATTATTGTTGCAGCTTCGCTTATAGCCGTCTTTGTACCTGTAATAATTAAGCAGGCTAATGTTATTGCTTCTATCGATTTTAATCAGGTAAAACATTATATTGAAGAACCTGTTTCAGAATTTTTACATCAATATAATATAATTGATAAAAATGAGTCAATAATTACAGTTATAGAAAATAGATTTAAGAGTTTTATTGATATTGCTTCACTTTCTCATTTAGCTTCGAGTTTTATCGGCAGATTGGGAAAAATAATAATGGGTGTTTTCTCAACTATTTTCATTGCTTTTTTCTTTTTGAAAGACGATACCCTTTTTCAAAAAATGATTATGATTTTTGTTCCGCAGAAATATAATGAAAAAGTTCATCATGCTCTTAATAATATCAAACGTTTTCTAACAAGATATTTTATCGGATTGATTTGCCAGATGTTTATCATGTTTACTTTGGAAAGTATAGGAATGTTTGCTATAGGCGTAAAAGGAGCTCTCCTTATTGGTGCTGTCGGCGGCTTTTGTAATATGATTCCTTATCTCGGACCTATTTTAGGAGGAGCTTTCGGCGTTATTGTATGTACCATCCAACTTAT
Coding sequences within:
- the ablA gene encoding lysine 2,3-aminomutase; this encodes MIVNRRKQIFPNVSDEQWNDWKWQVKNRIETLEELKKYISLTAEEEEGVKKSLETLRMAITPYYLSLIDPDDPNCPVRKQAIPTGAETHISAADLLDPLHEDEDSPVPGLTHRYPDRVLFLITDMCSMYCRHCTRRRFAGQTDSESPSSRIQKAIDYIARTPVVRDVLLSGGDALMVSDDMLESIIKRLREIPHVEIIRIGTRTPVVCPQRITDNLVNMLKKYHPIWVNTHFNHSNEITPEAADACAKLANAGIPLGNQSVLLRGVNDCTHIMKKLVHNLVKIRVRPYYIYQCDLSMGLEHFRTPVSKGIEIIESLRGHTSGYAVPTFVVDAPGGGGKTPVMPTYVISQSPKKVILRNFEGVITTYTEPDEYEDVCHCPDCEKTKSEGVAGLLEGNEMSLEPESLARKQRVKKH
- a CDS encoding AI-2E family transporter, yielding MKQADINKIVKYSGIAISILVFILLVWKFTFIVWYIVAAAVISFIGAPLVKLFKKIKFGKKKKVFPSWLAAALSLLIIIIVAASLIAVFVPVIIKQANVIASIDFNQVKHYIEEPVSEFLHQYNIIDKNESIITVIENRFKSFIDIASLSHLASSFIGRLGKIIMGVFSTIFIAFFFLKDDTLFQKMIMIFVPQKYNEKVHHALNNIKRFLTRYFIGLICQMFIMFTLESIGMFAIGVKGALLIGAVGGFCNMIPYLGPILGGAFGVIVCTIQLISIGAYDQILLQAILVVAVFALCNFIDNTVLQPVIYSNSVNAHPLEIFLVLLVFGSVGGIFAMFLAVPGYTVLKVIAKEFLSKFEIARKWTSQLEIE